TTCACTTCAGAATCGTCCAAGAATGGTTGCGCCGTTTGTTTCAAACTGACATCCATGCGGTTCAACCCCTATGCGCCTAATTGAAGAGCGCTTTTTTCGATTCGATACGCTTCGTCATCGCAATAGATGTCCCTTTGCCCGGCTCGCTCGATACTTCGAAGCCATCCATGAAATTTTCCATTATCGTAAAGCCCATCCCCGAGCGCTCCAGCTCGGGCTTTGAAGTGTATAACGGTTGACGCGCCAAATCCAGGTCTTCAATACCGTTGCCGCTGTCTTTGATGGAAAGCTTGACCATGTCTCCGTTAATCGAGGCCTCGATGGTCACGATGCCGTCCGGGTCGCTGTCGTAGCCGTGAATGATTGCGTTGGTGACCGCCTCGGAGACGACCGTCTTCAGATCATTCAGTTCCTCCATGGTCGGATCCAGCTGGGATATGAACGCAGCTACCGCGACACGGGCAAACGCTTCATTCTCCGAACGGGCCGAAAATGTCAGCTTCATCTCATTCGTTTCGTTCATGAGACGACCTCCAGACTTGTGAGCGCTAACCGCTCGTTCTCGTGAATCGGCAATAT
This is a stretch of genomic DNA from Paenibacillus sp. sptzw28. It encodes these proteins:
- the spoIIAB gene encoding anti-sigma F factor; the protein is MNETNEMKLTFSARSENEAFARVAVAAFISQLDPTMEELNDLKTVVSEAVTNAIIHGYDSDPDGIVTIEASINGDMVKLSIKDSGNGIEDLDLARQPLYTSKPELERSGMGFTIMENFMDGFEVSSEPGKGTSIAMTKRIESKKALFN